From the genome of bacterium, one region includes:
- a CDS encoding FG-GAP repeat protein, with protein MKRIGYVLISAVAVLAVYALSLAQLESRNASAKYLLRVMDGPDARAYFGSAVEGAYAWTGGNKLYAVSYTGENAGPVSRGAVHFYDGLLANDPVLTIRGQEDGELFGSSMSTGDFNGDGTPDLAIAAEGGQGTGSKPAGKVYLYLGGANFGSAAAVITVGESKDSFGRSIDMTRDVNGDSFADLVVGAPHSAKNGATAGRVYVYFGNANGTAKSPDLESKLGTLNDLYGTSVSSGDITGDGQADIVVGAPHYGTEATYYGAVYVFKGGKGIDVSKPTRLYKGELTSFQDQYGWSTAIVADQTGDGVAELVVGAPQFTSGGKQLGKVYVYHGGATLPDNANATFTGGVEAGRYGERVFALGDLNGDGKGDWAAQAANANQARGVVYFYYGGWETDFYQFSGENIADAAGNSVSSFGDLDGNGAPDLGVGGRWWDQDVMENVGRVYLLSVQ; from the coding sequence ATGAAGAGAATCGGTTATGTGTTAATCTCCGCTGTCGCGGTGCTGGCGGTTTATGCACTGTCACTTGCGCAGTTGGAATCACGCAATGCTTCGGCTAAGTATCTCTTGCGTGTCATGGACGGCCCTGATGCGCGGGCTTACTTTGGTTCCGCGGTTGAAGGCGCCTATGCCTGGACCGGCGGCAACAAGCTGTATGCTGTGTCGTACACGGGCGAAAACGCCGGACCCGTGTCGCGCGGCGCCGTGCATTTCTATGACGGTCTGCTGGCCAATGATCCCGTGCTGACCATCCGCGGACAGGAAGACGGCGAACTGTTCGGCTCTTCGATGTCCACCGGCGATTTCAACGGTGACGGTACTCCCGACTTGGCGATTGCCGCTGAGGGTGGCCAGGGCACCGGGAGCAAGCCGGCCGGTAAAGTCTATCTTTATCTTGGCGGCGCGAACTTCGGATCGGCTGCCGCGGTCATCACCGTCGGCGAGAGCAAAGACTCGTTCGGCCGTTCGATTGACATGACGCGCGACGTGAACGGCGACAGCTTTGCCGACCTCGTCGTGGGAGCTCCGCACTCCGCCAAGAACGGTGCGACTGCGGGTCGGGTCTACGTGTATTTCGGCAATGCGAACGGCACGGCCAAGAGCCCCGATCTCGAAAGCAAGCTTGGTACGCTGAATGATCTTTATGGGACCTCGGTCTCAAGCGGTGATATTACCGGCGATGGCCAAGCTGATATCGTTGTTGGCGCTCCGCATTACGGCACGGAAGCGACGTATTACGGCGCTGTGTACGTTTTCAAGGGCGGCAAGGGCATAGATGTATCCAAGCCTACAAGGCTCTACAAGGGCGAACTGACCAGCTTCCAGGACCAGTATGGTTGGTCCACGGCAATCGTCGCGGATCAGACCGGTGACGGCGTGGCGGAATTGGTCGTGGGCGCGCCTCAGTTCACCAGCGGTGGCAAGCAGTTGGGAAAAGTCTACGTGTATCACGGTGGCGCGACTCTGCCGGACAACGCCAACGCGACATTCACAGGTGGGGTAGAAGCCGGGCGCTATGGCGAACGCGTGTTTGCGCTGGGCGACCTGAACGGCGACGGGAAGGGTGACTGGGCGGCGCAGGCGGCGAATGCTAATCAGGCACGCGGCGTGGTCTATTTCTACTATGGTGGCTGGGAGACGGACTTCTACCAGTTCTCGGGTGAGAACATCGCTGATGCGGCCGGGAATAGCGTCTCGTCGTTCGGCGACTTAGACGGCAATGGAGCGCCCGATCTGGGCGTTGGGGGCCGCTGGTGGGATCAGGATGTCATGGAAAATGTCGGGCGTGTTTATCTGCTTAGCGTTCAGTAG
- a CDS encoding decaprenyl-phosphate phosphoribosyltransferase: protein MNRLSAIIELLRPAQWSKNMILFAAVLFSPARVVLSNPEVILQALEGFAVFCMLSSAVYALNDLLDLQADREHPKKKNRPIASGRVSPAMAGALSVALGGIAVAWAFYLDKFFGMVGIAYLAANLAYSLGLKRAVILDVLILSLGFVLRAVGGVAIVRAILPEVYLSYWLILCAFLLSLFLALAKRRHEIALLGEAAASHRPSLAAYNLHFIDQMIAALSAATLVAYSLYTISDDTVSRYGTHALFWTLPFVVYGIFRYLYLIYTRGEGGDPSKLLVRDRATLLNVAMWALTTAAIVYWN from the coding sequence GTGAACCGCCTGTCCGCCATTATCGAATTGCTGCGCCCGGCGCAGTGGTCGAAGAACATGATTCTCTTCGCCGCGGTGCTGTTCTCGCCCGCGCGCGTTGTGCTCAGTAATCCTGAAGTGATCCTGCAGGCGCTGGAGGGCTTTGCGGTCTTCTGCATGCTCTCGAGCGCGGTCTATGCGCTGAACGATCTGCTCGACTTACAGGCTGATCGCGAGCATCCCAAGAAAAAGAACAGACCGATCGCCTCCGGGCGCGTGTCGCCGGCGATGGCCGGAGCATTGTCGGTGGCGTTAGGCGGGATCGCCGTTGCGTGGGCGTTCTATCTTGACAAGTTCTTCGGCATGGTCGGCATCGCCTACCTGGCCGCGAATCTCGCATACTCGCTGGGATTGAAGCGCGCCGTGATTCTTGACGTGCTCATCTTGTCACTCGGCTTCGTGCTGCGCGCAGTTGGCGGTGTGGCGATTGTTCGCGCGATATTGCCCGAAGTGTATCTTTCCTACTGGCTGATTCTGTGCGCGTTCCTGCTCTCCCTGTTTCTGGCGTTGGCCAAACGGCGGCATGAAATCGCGCTGTTGGGCGAAGCTGCGGCGTCGCATCGCCCGAGTTTGGCGGCCTATAACCTGCACTTCATTGACCAGATGATCGCCGCGCTGTCCGCGGCGACGCTGGTGGCCTACAGCCTCTACACGATTTCCGACGACACGGTGAGCCGCTACGGCACGCACGCGCTGTTTTGGACGCTGCCGTTCGTCGTCTATGGCATCTTTCGCTACCTCTACCTGATCTACACACGCGGCGAAGGCGGCGATCCGTCCAAGCTGCTCGTGCGGGATCGCGCCACCTTGCTGAATGTGGCCATGTGGGCGTTGACCACGGCCGCGATCGTCTATTGGAATTGA
- a CDS encoding nucleotide sugar dehydrogenase translates to MILNELKKKAQDRTLKVGVVGLGYVGLPLAVQFAAKGISVTGIDITQGKVDRINAGDNYILDVDSKVLAECVKKGTLKATSDYAVIRELDAISICVPTPLRKTGDPDISYILAARDEILKYAHPGLLIVLESTTYPGTTDELMVPAFEEMGLKVGQDVFIAFSPERVDPGNEKYGTHNTPKVIGGSTPACMEVAEAIYGLVIEQIVPVSSTQAAEMVKLLENTFRSINIGLVNELAIMCKILGVDVWEVIRAASTKPFGFMPFYPGPGLGGHCIPIDPIYLSWKLKTLKYRARFIELADDINTKMPDYVTERVAEALNDLGKSVKGTKILVMGVAYKRDIDDVRESPSLDIIELFIKRGATVDYHDPFIAEVETANHKHKSVPFTPEQLKKYDAAVICTDHRVIDYDMLTNSVPLVFDARNATAKLGRRDNVVKL, encoded by the coding sequence ATGATTCTGAACGAGTTAAAAAAGAAGGCCCAGGACCGGACGCTGAAAGTCGGCGTCGTAGGACTGGGTTACGTCGGGCTACCGCTCGCCGTTCAGTTCGCCGCCAAGGGCATTTCTGTCACCGGCATTGATATCACCCAGGGTAAGGTTGACCGGATCAATGCGGGCGACAATTACATCCTTGACGTGGATAGCAAGGTGCTGGCCGAGTGCGTCAAAAAAGGCACGCTCAAGGCCACCAGCGATTACGCCGTTATCCGCGAGCTCGATGCTATTTCGATCTGCGTGCCGACGCCGCTGCGCAAAACGGGCGATCCGGATATCTCGTACATTCTCGCCGCGCGCGACGAGATTCTCAAGTACGCGCATCCCGGTCTCTTGATCGTGCTGGAGAGCACGACCTATCCCGGCACCACCGACGAATTGATGGTCCCCGCATTCGAGGAAATGGGCCTCAAGGTCGGACAGGACGTGTTCATCGCGTTCTCGCCCGAGCGCGTTGATCCGGGCAACGAGAAATACGGCACGCACAATACGCCGAAAGTTATCGGCGGGTCCACACCCGCCTGCATGGAAGTGGCTGAAGCGATTTACGGGCTGGTCATCGAACAGATCGTGCCCGTGTCGAGTACACAGGCCGCCGAAATGGTCAAGCTGCTTGAAAACACGTTCCGCTCGATTAACATCGGACTCGTGAACGAGCTCGCAATCATGTGCAAGATTCTCGGCGTGGACGTGTGGGAAGTGATTCGCGCAGCCTCCACGAAGCCGTTCGGCTTCATGCCGTTCTATCCGGGACCTGGTCTCGGCGGTCACTGCATCCCGATTGATCCGATCTACCTTTCGTGGAAGCTCAAGACGCTGAAATACCGCGCGCGTTTCATCGAATTAGCCGACGACATCAACACCAAGATGCCGGATTACGTCACGGAACGCGTGGCCGAAGCGCTGAATGATCTCGGGAAGTCGGTCAAGGGCACGAAAATCCTGGTGATGGGCGTGGCCTATAAGCGCGACATTGACGACGTACGCGAATCGCCGTCGCTCGACATCATTGAACTGTTTATCAAACGCGGCGCGACCGTGGATTATCACGATCCGTTCATCGCCGAGGTAGAGACGGCCAATCACAAGCATAAGTCGGTGCCGTTCACACCGGAACAGCTCAAAAAGTATGACGCCGCCGTGATCTGCACGGATCACCGCGTTATTGACTACGACATGTTGACGAACAGTGTGCCGCTGGTGTTCGATGCGCGCAACGCGACGGCCAAATTGGGCCGCCGTGACAACGTGGTCAAACTCTAA
- a CDS encoding OmpA family protein, translated as MTSRIRNTALGLCMLMLFGVSAANAQNYAAPFLRMGVGARAMAMGTAQTAVAKDATAAYWNPAALHWLHKFEVALMYTGGLEADRNYNYIGASLCAEKIGTFGLSWLNAGITGIGQYDETGAKTGSFDVGENAFQLSYARGLGKGFSLGLSAKYLQEDLADNDGWGLDAGLLFRAYDELQFGFMMRDAAGEYGDDNVPYEARFGVGVNPWKGVTLTSDINKIEDEDASLDLGGAYDFEVSDNVSFYLAAGVNDIVETDQANSGITAGFGFGFKSFGIQYAYVEEPQAFLNENHRISLNFFFQECNELTSAMGTLKRARREEAMVCKNDGPKEFVHRYIFEGNPSLKLSLELLRPEQKDSMETVWMETGGVVSFPGINFATGSAEITDEFARVLDGASKLINEHPEIQLLEVQGHTDNTGSDAINNPLSQARADAVRNYLISRGVDPSRLVAKGYGSTKPVASNANEQGRYQNRRIDLVRIR; from the coding sequence ATGACATCCCGAATTCGCAATACGGCGCTGGGCCTGTGCATGCTGATGCTGTTCGGTGTCTCTGCCGCCAACGCGCAAAACTACGCCGCACCGTTCCTGCGGATGGGCGTCGGGGCGCGAGCGATGGCGATGGGTACCGCCCAAACCGCCGTTGCCAAGGACGCGACCGCGGCTTACTGGAACCCGGCGGCGCTACATTGGCTCCACAAATTTGAAGTGGCGCTGATGTACACTGGCGGTCTGGAAGCCGATCGAAACTACAATTACATCGGTGCATCGCTGTGCGCGGAGAAGATTGGTACCTTCGGCCTTTCTTGGCTCAACGCAGGCATCACCGGAATCGGTCAGTATGACGAAACCGGGGCCAAGACCGGCAGCTTCGACGTGGGCGAAAACGCCTTCCAGTTGAGCTACGCACGTGGCCTCGGCAAGGGCTTCTCGCTCGGTTTGAGCGCGAAGTACTTGCAGGAAGACCTTGCCGATAACGACGGCTGGGGTCTCGATGCAGGCTTGCTGTTCCGCGCGTACGACGAACTGCAGTTCGGTTTTATGATGCGTGACGCCGCCGGTGAATACGGCGACGACAACGTGCCTTATGAAGCCCGCTTCGGTGTCGGCGTGAACCCGTGGAAGGGTGTGACTCTGACGAGTGACATCAACAAGATCGAAGACGAAGACGCTTCGCTCGACCTCGGAGGCGCGTACGATTTCGAAGTCAGCGACAACGTGAGCTTCTATCTGGCCGCCGGTGTCAACGATATCGTTGAGACGGATCAGGCCAATAGCGGTATCACAGCCGGCTTCGGTTTCGGATTCAAGAGCTTCGGCATTCAGTATGCCTACGTGGAAGAGCCGCAGGCGTTCTTGAATGAGAATCACCGCATCTCGCTGAATTTCTTCTTCCAGGAGTGCAACGAGCTGACGAGCGCGATGGGTACGCTGAAGCGCGCCCGCCGCGAAGAAGCTATGGTGTGCAAGAACGACGGCCCGAAGGAATTCGTGCATCGTTACATCTTCGAAGGCAATCCGTCGCTGAAGCTCTCGCTTGAGCTGCTGCGTCCGGAACAGAAGGATTCGATGGAAACCGTGTGGATGGAAACGGGCGGCGTCGTTAGCTTCCCGGGTATCAATTTCGCCACGGGTTCCGCGGAAATCACCGACGAGTTCGCACGCGTGCTCGACGGTGCTTCCAAGCTCATCAACGAGCATCCTGAAATCCAGCTTCTCGAAGTCCAAGGCCACACTGATAACACCGGTTCGGATGCGATCAACAATCCGTTGTCGCAGGCCCGTGCCGATGCGGTGCGCAACTACTTGATCTCGCGCGGTGTTGATCCCAGCCGACTGGTGGCCAAGGGATATGGTTCGACCAAGCCTGTTGCCAGCAATGCCAACGAGCAGGGCCGTTACCAGAACCGCCGTATTGACCTCGTGCGCATTCGGTAA
- a CDS encoding T9SS type A sorting domain-containing protein — protein MRATRACKFGQLIHVDHLQGGSRYFRWNPLDAEEDHPSVPEKFSLSAYPNPFNPTTTLSFTLPRSAEVALTIRNVLGQEVESVSMGRMNAGEHRCAVNAERWASGIYFASVAAGEWVQTVKVVVLK, from the coding sequence GTGCGCGCGACACGAGCTTGCAAATTTGGTCAGTTGATTCACGTTGATCACTTGCAAGGCGGATCGCGCTACTTCCGCTGGAATCCGCTCGATGCAGAAGAAGATCATCCGAGTGTACCTGAGAAATTCTCCCTCTCCGCCTACCCCAACCCCTTCAACCCCACAACTACCCTCTCCTTCACGCTGCCGCGCAGCGCGGAGGTGGCGCTGACGATTCGCAATGTGCTGGGGCAAGAGGTTGAGAGCGTGAGCATGGGAAGAATGAACGCAGGCGAACACCGTTGTGCCGTCAACGCCGAGCGCTGGGCCTCGGGCATCTACTTTGCCTCCGTCGCGGCGGGGGAGTGGGTGCAAACGGTCAAGGTAGTCGTGCTGAAATGA